One segment of Polaribacter huanghezhanensis DNA contains the following:
- a CDS encoding helix-turn-helix domain-containing protein → MVSNRCKMVVKEILKERGLHFTPVELGEVEIMENISEDERILLKEELLKSGLELMDDKRAMLIEKIKNVIIEMIHHSEEVIKVNFSDFLSKKLDYNYTYLSNLFSEVQGITIEQYIIVHKIERIKELMIYDELSITEITWKMNYSSVAHLSNQFKKVTGLSPSHFKQLKGKRRRPIEEIGTISNKKEK, encoded by the coding sequence ATGGTAAGTAACCGCTGTAAAATGGTGGTGAAAGAAATATTAAAGGAACGTGGACTTCATTTTACTCCAGTTGAGTTGGGTGAAGTGGAAATCATGGAGAATATTTCTGAAGATGAACGCATTCTCCTCAAGGAAGAACTGCTCAAATCTGGACTTGAATTGATGGATGATAAAAGAGCGATGCTGATTGAAAAAATAAAAAATGTGATTATTGAAATGATTCATCATTCTGAAGAAGTAATCAAAGTAAATTTTTCTGATTTTTTAAGTAAAAAATTAGATTACAATTATACCTATTTGTCAAATTTGTTTTCTGAAGTACAGGGAATTACGATTGAGCAGTACATCATCGTTCATAAAATTGAACGGATCAAAGAATTGATGATTTATGACGAACTAAGCATTACAGAAATTACTTGGAAAATGAATTACAGCAGTGTGGCACATTTATCCAATCAATTTAAAAAAGTTACAGGACTCTCTCCGTCTCATTTTAAACAATTGAAAGGCAAAAGGAGAAGACCCATTGAAGAAATTGGAACGATTTCAAACAAAAAAGAAAAGTAG
- a CDS encoding PAS domain S-box protein, producing METAITKKSQYTRSLIEASLDPFVTISPEGKITDVNEASVKITGISREQLINTAFSNYFTNPKKAQIGYRRVLKKGFVVDYPLTIKHKNGNLTDVSYNASVYKDEAGTVLGVFAAARNVSDQKWAINLRKANKKLAFQNNEKEKRAAELVIANEELAFQNIEKEKRAAELVIANEELALQNNEKEKRAAELVIANKELALQNIEKEKRAAELVIANKELALQNIEAIKQGITNRELEASNIDIKLDSQYSLSLIEASLDPLVTISSAGKITDMNAALTNITGLTREELTDTNFLDYFTEPKKARDVYKEVFANGSVVNFPLTLRHKKGKLTDVLFNGSVYKDDEGNVDGVVIVARDVTEQKRITAELAEAMIFAEMATAIAEEAKKKAEQATIIAESAMKAKQQFLSNMSHEIRTPMNAIIGFTKVVLKTELTAKQKEYLNAIKLSGDALIVLINDILDLAKVDAGKMIFEKIPFKMSVSISAMLHLFESKIHEKNLKLVKIYDSKIPKVLVGDPVRLHQIIMNLMSNAVKFTTKGEIVFSVNLLEEDEKKVSLEFSVRDTGIGIPEKKIDTIFENFQQASSNTSRLFGGTGLGLAIVKQLIEPQGGSIQVTSKINEGSTFRFVLSFRKTKSEANLATQLIDLDSEITNVKVLVVEDIALNQLLMRTLLDDFGFECDIAGNGSIAIEKLRMKTYDLVLMDLQMPEMNGFEATEYIRNKMKLTIPIIAITADVTTVDLAKCEAVGMNDYIAKPVDERLLYSKIVGFLKKTSSINIPSISESGEPEGDKSAVIRCTDLTYLKSRTKSNRILMMEMIRLYLEQTPHLLIEMKQSMLDKNWKSLQAAVHKMIPSFAIMGISTDYEDMAKKVQEYATREEQTEGVLAMVLKLEEVCLQACGELEIELNTIKNSKNG from the coding sequence ATGGAAACCGCTATCACCAAAAAATCGCAATATACCAGAAGCTTAATAGAAGCTAGTTTAGACCCCTTCGTGACCATCAGTCCCGAAGGAAAGATTACCGATGTAAACGAGGCGTCTGTAAAAATCACTGGAATTTCAAGAGAACAGTTGATCAATACCGCCTTTTCAAATTATTTTACAAATCCCAAAAAAGCACAAATAGGATACCGTCGTGTCTTAAAAAAAGGGTTTGTGGTAGATTATCCGCTAACCATAAAACACAAAAACGGGAATTTAACCGATGTTTCCTATAATGCTTCTGTTTATAAAGATGAAGCGGGGACTGTTCTTGGCGTCTTTGCGGCAGCTAGAAATGTGAGCGATCAAAAATGGGCCATCAATTTGAGAAAAGCCAATAAAAAACTGGCCTTTCAAAACAATGAAAAAGAAAAGCGAGCTGCCGAGCTAGTCATTGCGAATGAAGAACTGGCTTTTCAAAATATTGAGAAAGAAAAACGGGCCGCTGAGTTAGTAATTGCGAATGAAGAGCTGGCCTTGCAAAACAATGAGAAAGAAAAACGGGCCGCTGAGTTAGTAATTGCCAATAAAGAACTGGCTTTACAAAATATAGAGAAAGAAAAACGGGCTGCTGAATTAGTGATTGCGAATAAAGAATTGGCTTTGCAAAATATTGAGGCCATCAAACAAGGAATTACAAATAGAGAACTCGAAGCTTCTAACATTGATATAAAATTAGATTCTCAATACTCTTTAAGTCTTATTGAAGCCAGTCTTGACCCGTTGGTAACCATTAGTTCTGCAGGGAAGATTACAGACATGAATGCGGCGTTAACAAACATCACAGGGCTCACGCGAGAAGAGCTTACTGACACCAATTTTTTGGATTACTTTACAGAACCGAAAAAAGCGCGGGATGTGTATAAAGAAGTCTTCGCCAATGGTTCTGTTGTCAACTTTCCGCTGACGCTACGCCATAAAAAAGGCAAGCTGACCGACGTGTTGTTCAACGGATCGGTTTATAAAGATGATGAAGGAAATGTAGATGGTGTTGTGATTGTTGCCAGAGATGTTACCGAGCAAAAAAGAATTACGGCAGAACTTGCCGAAGCCATGATCTTTGCCGAGATGGCTACGGCAATTGCCGAGGAGGCAAAAAAGAAAGCAGAACAAGCCACGATAATTGCCGAAAGTGCGATGAAGGCAAAACAGCAATTTTTATCGAATATGAGCCATGAAATTCGCACCCCCATGAATGCCATTATTGGCTTTACAAAAGTGGTATTGAAAACAGAGTTGACAGCAAAACAAAAAGAATATTTAAATGCTATAAAATTAAGTGGCGATGCCTTAATTGTGTTAATCAATGACATTCTCGATTTAGCAAAAGTAGATGCTGGGAAAATGATCTTTGAAAAAATACCCTTTAAAATGTCGGTATCCATATCGGCAATGCTTCATTTATTTGAAAGTAAAATTCATGAAAAGAATTTGAAACTGGTAAAAATATATGATAGTAAAATACCAAAGGTGTTGGTAGGAGATCCTGTTCGATTGCATCAAATTATAATGAATTTGATGAGTAATGCTGTTAAGTTTACAACCAAGGGAGAGATTGTATTCAGCGTTAACTTATTAGAGGAAGACGAAAAGAAAGTAAGCCTTGAATTTTCAGTGAGAGATACGGGCATTGGAATCCCCGAAAAAAAAATAGATACAATTTTCGAAAATTTTCAGCAAGCATCTAGCAATACTTCTCGGTTGTTTGGAGGTACTGGGTTGGGGCTTGCCATCGTTAAACAGTTAATAGAACCGCAAGGGGGAAGCATCCAAGTAACCAGCAAAATTAATGAAGGATCTACTTTTCGTTTTGTGTTGAGTTTTCGAAAAACCAAATCGGAAGCGAATTTAGCAACACAACTCATTGATTTGGATTCGGAAATAACGAATGTAAAAGTATTGGTTGTTGAAGACATTGCGCTCAATCAATTATTGATGAGAACTTTGTTGGATGATTTCGGCTTTGAATGTGATATTGCAGGTAATGGATCCATTGCTATCGAGAAATTAAGAATGAAGACCTACGACCTGGTGTTGATGGATTTACAGATGCCCGAAATGAATGGATTTGAGGCGACCGAATACATTCGGAACAAAATGAAATTAACAATTCCCATCATCGCTATAACCGCAGATGTTACAACTGTTGATTTGGCTAAATGTGAAGCTGTAGGGATGAACGATTATATTGCGAAACCTGTTGATGAACGCTTATTATACAGCAAAATAGTGGGGTTTTTAAAAAAAACCTCCAGTATAAATATACCTTCTATAAGTGAATCAGGAGAACCTGAAGGGGATAAAAGTGCAGTGATTAGATGTACCGATTTAACCTATTTGAAAAGTCGGACCAAATCCAATCGCATATTGATGATGGAGATGATTAGACTTTATCTCGAACAAACACCACATTTGCTCATCGAAATGAAACAAAGCATGTTAGATAAAAATTGGAAATCGCTGCAAGCAGCAGTCCATAAAATGATTCCATCCTTTGCGATAATGGGTATTAGTACCGATTACGAAGATATGGCAAAAAAAGTTCAGGAATACGCGACCAGAGAAGAACAAACAGAAGGTGTGTTAGCGATGGTTTTAAAACTTGAAGAAGTTTGTCTACAGGCCTGTGGCGAATTAGAAATTGAATTGAATACTATAAAAAACAGCAAAAATGGATAA
- a CDS encoding response regulator has translation MDNRNKIKLFLVDDDVVFLKLLEIEFLEHADFTIETYPTGELCLANLSNKPDVIILDYQLDGIQKNAVNGIETLDKIKEKKPTIPVIMLSSQDKIDIAISCMHHGAFDYVVKSETAFIRLQKIITSIFELKKIEKQLNWYMERM, from the coding sequence ATGGATAACAGAAATAAAATAAAACTCTTTTTAGTAGATGATGATGTGGTATTTTTAAAATTGTTAGAAATTGAATTCCTCGAACATGCTGATTTTACGATTGAGACCTATCCAACAGGAGAGCTTTGTCTGGCTAATTTATCAAATAAACCCGATGTAATTATTTTAGATTACCAACTGGATGGGATTCAAAAAAATGCAGTAAACGGCATCGAAACCTTAGATAAAATAAAAGAGAAAAAGCCAACGATACCAGTCATCATGTTATCCTCTCAAGATAAAATAGATATTGCCATAAGCTGTATGCATCACGGTGCATTTGATTATGTGGTAAAAAGCGAAACAGCTTTTATCCGATTACAAAAAATTATCACTTCGATATTTGAATTGAAAAAAATAGAAAAACAATTGAATTGGTATATGGAAAGAATGTAA
- a CDS encoding CsbD family protein: MKNLTEIKGSWKETKGKLKQKFAKLTDSDLLFVEGKEDETLGRLQVKLGKTKEEIQKLISQL; the protein is encoded by the coding sequence ATGAAAAATTTAACAGAAATAAAAGGAAGCTGGAAAGAGACAAAAGGGAAACTGAAACAGAAATTTGCGAAGCTTACAGATAGCGATTTGCTGTTTGTTGAAGGAAAAGAAGATGAAACCTTAGGTCGACTTCAAGTTAAACTTGGTAAAACAAAAGAAGAGATACAAAAACTTATTTCTCAATTATAA
- a CDS encoding lmo0937 family membrane protein has product MKNLLYAIAVILVILWAIGFIGYNLGGLIHILLVIALISVILRIIKGRNPL; this is encoded by the coding sequence ATGAAAAATTTACTTTATGCTATCGCTGTAATTTTAGTTATTCTTTGGGCAATTGGATTCATAGGATACAATCTAGGAGGCTTAATACATATCTTATTAGTCATTGCGCTTATATCAGTGATACTAAGAATTATTAAAGGAAGAAATCCCCTTTAA
- a CDS encoding ice-binding family protein, which produces MKAKKILLPFAILIIAFFYSCAKDNFVETDGVCPLVTVTNPDNGAINVPLNKVITATFNEKMNPLTIGDASFLVAKSNTQISGNVTYSDSTAVFTPTSPLDYNTVYTGTIRSLVTDVKGNALQQDYVWAFTTILPIKKYLVDTSSSPTAGGVTSGGGSFDDGTSVTVTATPNTGYNFVNWTSAGTAVSTNLTYTFVLSANATLVANFEAKTYTLNVTAQNGTVLKNPDAVTYNGGDTVQLTATPNSGYEFTFWSGDATGTTNPLTVLMNANKNITANFSLITSVVCTPAVDLGTAGNYAILAESGISTTGTTSITGDMGISPAAATFITGFGLSYVAGSTYSTSSLVTGKIYAPGYANPTPSNLVTAVNDMHTAFTTGNGLAAGTTELLSGNLNGQTLAAGIYKWSTGLSITNGITLDGGGDPCAMFVFQISQDLTVANNTIITLANGAKPENIYWLVAGSGAVLGTTVQFQGNILSKTLISVNTGSTVNGKLLAQTAVTLKASTIVKK; this is translated from the coding sequence ATGAAAGCTAAAAAAATACTTTTACCCTTTGCAATACTTATTATTGCATTTTTTTACAGTTGCGCCAAAGACAATTTCGTTGAAACCGATGGTGTTTGCCCGCTTGTAACGGTGACGAATCCTGATAACGGTGCCATAAACGTGCCTTTAAATAAGGTAATCACAGCAACGTTTAATGAAAAAATGAATCCATTAACAATTGGAGATGCTTCATTTCTCGTGGCAAAAAGTAATACTCAAATAAGTGGAAATGTCACATATTCAGATTCAACAGCTGTTTTTACGCCTACATCACCACTTGATTATAACACAGTGTATACGGGTACAATTAGAAGCTTAGTTACTGATGTAAAAGGAAATGCTTTGCAACAAGATTATGTGTGGGCATTTACCACCATTCTTCCTATAAAAAAATACCTAGTTGATACCTCTTCAAGTCCAACTGCTGGAGGTGTCACCTCTGGAGGTGGTTCTTTTGATGATGGAACGAGTGTTACGGTAACAGCAACCCCAAATACGGGCTACAATTTTGTGAATTGGACGTCGGCAGGAACAGCAGTTTCAACGAATTTAACTTATACTTTTGTGCTTAGTGCAAATGCAACTTTAGTGGCTAATTTTGAAGCAAAAACTTACACATTAAATGTAACAGCACAAAACGGAACAGTACTTAAAAATCCGGATGCGGTAACGTATAATGGTGGAGACACTGTACAACTTACGGCTACTCCTAATTCAGGATATGAATTTACCTTTTGGAGCGGAGATGCTACAGGAACTACCAATCCGTTAACAGTACTTATGAATGCTAATAAAAATATCACAGCAAACTTTAGTTTAATAACATCTGTTGTTTGTACTCCTGCAGTTGATTTGGGAACAGCTGGAAATTATGCGATATTGGCAGAATCTGGAATCTCTACTACGGGGACCACTTCAATTACAGGTGATATGGGAATAAGTCCTGCAGCAGCAACTTTTATAACCGGATTTGGTTTAAGTTATGTCGCTGGAAGCACTTACTCAACGTCAAGTTTGGTAACCGGAAAAATTTACGCTCCTGGTTATGCAAACCCAACACCTTCGAATTTAGTGACTGCCGTTAATGATATGCATACTGCATTTACTACAGGAAATGGATTGGCCGCAGGTACAACTGAACTGTTATCTGGAAATCTGAATGGTCAGACTTTGGCTGCTGGTATTTACAAATGGAGTACAGGGCTATCAATAACAAATGGAATTACCTTAGATGGTGGTGGTGATCCTTGCGCAATGTTCGTATTCCAAATTAGCCAAGATCTTACAGTAGCAAACAATACTATTATTACTTTAGCAAATGGCGCAAAACCAGAAAATATTTACTGGTTAGTTGCCGGTTCAGGTGCTGTGCTTGGAACAACTGTCCAATTCCAAGGAAATATATTATCTAAAACTTTGATCTCTGTAAATACAGGCTCTACAGTTAATGGTAAATTATTAGCACAAACAGCGGTTACTTTAAAAGCAAGTACAATTGTTAAAAAATAA
- a CDS encoding OmpA family protein, protein MKNTINLKKGTRVVWSLKQTLKTLLIGVLVLTGLEAPLQAQEVQATHYTKPTWYFGLAGAANFNFYDGSTQQLNAAFTPPTTFHKGSGIGLFLAPSIEFYKPNTRFGFILQAGLDNRSGQFDQQLTDCNCAADLSTNLSYITVEPSLRFAPTKGNFYVYGGPRLAFNINKAFTYQQGVNPAYPNQVAPANVKGDFSAVRNTILSMQVGAGYDIPLSKNTSKTQLMLSPFIAFQPYFGQKPRSIETWNLTTVRAGIVLKFGVGHEIVVEKEKEVVAAVVVIPKTNFTVISPLNVPAELKVVEIFPLRNYIYFDKNSTDISERYVLLNKAQVKDFKEDQVEKFAPNTDLGGRSKREMTVYYNILNILGDRMGKNPNTSITLVGSSENGPAQGKLMAASIKRYLVDLFAIDATRIAIEGRSKPKAPSFISNPTKDVTMLQDGDRRVDIESSSSALLMEFHNGPTAPLKPVLIRGVEQAPVDSYVIFKAAGEKESFDSWKMEITGEDGMVQNFGPYTQDEVSIPGKAILGTSPEGNYKVKMIGTTKGGIVVTKESTTHIVAWTPSKVDEGTRFSIIYEFDDANAIAMYNKYLSEVVTPKIPANAKVIIRGHTDIIGKADYNQKLSLARANDVKAILKKSVSKLGTRGVTFEVTAFGEGEVAAPFGNTLPEERSYNRTVIIDIISAKN, encoded by the coding sequence ATGAAAAATACAATAAATTTAAAAAAGGGAACACGGGTTGTGTGGTCCTTAAAACAAACCTTGAAAACCTTGCTTATAGGGGTCTTGGTTTTAACAGGGCTTGAAGCTCCCCTTCAAGCACAGGAAGTACAGGCAACACACTACACAAAACCTACTTGGTACTTTGGATTGGCCGGAGCTGCAAACTTTAATTTTTACGACGGTTCAACGCAACAGCTGAACGCAGCTTTCACACCGCCTACAACCTTTCATAAAGGTTCTGGTATCGGACTTTTTTTGGCGCCAAGCATAGAGTTTTACAAACCTAATACACGATTCGGATTTATTTTACAAGCCGGACTAGACAACCGGAGTGGTCAATTTGATCAGCAACTAACCGATTGTAATTGTGCTGCCGACTTGTCAACGAACTTGAGCTATATTACTGTAGAGCCCAGTTTGCGTTTTGCACCAACCAAAGGTAATTTCTATGTATATGGTGGACCCAGATTAGCGTTCAACATCAACAAAGCGTTTACCTATCAGCAAGGAGTTAATCCAGCGTATCCAAATCAGGTAGCACCCGCTAATGTTAAAGGCGATTTTAGTGCTGTGAGAAATACAATTCTGTCTATGCAAGTTGGCGCAGGATATGATATTCCTTTGTCAAAAAACACTAGTAAAACACAATTGATGCTTTCGCCTTTTATAGCTTTTCAACCGTATTTTGGACAAAAACCGCGATCCATAGAAACGTGGAATCTTACCACGGTAAGAGCTGGTATTGTGCTTAAATTTGGTGTGGGTCACGAAATTGTAGTCGAAAAAGAAAAGGAAGTTGTCGCAGCAGTGGTTGTGATTCCCAAAACTAATTTTACAGTTATTTCTCCCTTAAATGTTCCTGCAGAACTAAAAGTAGTAGAAATTTTCCCTTTGCGTAACTATATCTATTTTGATAAAAATTCTACAGATATCTCAGAACGATATGTGTTGTTAAATAAAGCTCAGGTAAAAGACTTTAAAGAAGATCAAGTTGAAAAATTTGCTCCAAATACAGATCTAGGAGGTCGTTCAAAACGCGAAATGACCGTGTATTATAATATCTTAAATATACTTGGTGATCGTATGGGGAAAAACCCAAATACAAGCATTACTTTGGTTGGATCTTCAGAAAATGGGCCTGCACAAGGGAAATTAATGGCTGCCTCTATTAAGCGCTATTTGGTTGATCTTTTTGCAATTGATGCAACGCGAATAGCCATTGAAGGAAGAAGCAAACCCAAAGCTCCATCTTTTATCTCAAATCCTACAAAAGATGTAACCATGCTTCAAGACGGAGATCGAAGAGTTGACATTGAAAGCAGTTCGTCTGCGTTGTTAATGGAATTTCATAATGGTCCTACTGCTCCCTTGAAACCAGTTCTAATACGAGGAGTTGAGCAAGCACCTGTTGATAGTTATGTAATTTTTAAAGCTGCGGGAGAAAAGGAATCTTTTGACTCATGGAAGATGGAGATTACTGGTGAAGACGGAATGGTACAAAATTTTGGCCCCTATACGCAAGATGAAGTGAGTATTCCTGGGAAAGCTATTTTAGGAACAAGTCCCGAAGGAAATTACAAGGTAAAAATGATTGGTACAACAAAAGGAGGCATCGTTGTAACCAAAGAATCGACTACACATATTGTAGCCTGGACACCTTCTAAAGTTGATGAAGGAACGAGGTTTAGTATTATTTACGAATTTGATGATGCCAATGCAATAGCGATGTATAACAAATACCTTTCAGAAGTTGTGACACCTAAAATCCCAGCGAATGCAAAGGTGATTATACGGGGGCATACAGATATTATTGGAAAAGCAGATTATAACCAAAAATTATCGTTGGCAAGAGCCAATGATGTGAAAGCTATTCTGAAAAAAAGTGTGTCTAAATTAGGTACAAGGGGTGTAACTTTTGAAGTAACAGCCTTTGGAGAAGGTGAGGTAGCCGCACCTTTTGGAAATACATTACCAGAAGAACGTTCGTATAACAGAACAGTAATCATTGATATCATTTCTGCTAAAAATTAA
- the aroC gene encoding chorismate synthase has protein sequence MFNSFGNLLKLTTFGESHGIAIGGIIDGFPAGMKVDFEAIQKELDRRKPGQSAIVTQRKEPDTVQFLSGIFEGVTTGASIGFQIQNTNQKSKDYAHNTNVYRPSHADFTYDKKYGTRDFRGGGRTSARETANWVVAGALAKQLIAHININAFTSSVGAIFIDKPYQELDFSKTDTNMVRCPDAITAEKMIAKIKEIKKQGDTIGGTITCVAQNIPVGLGEPIFHKLHAELGKAMLSINAVKGFEFGSGFCGSRMKGSEHNDLFNADGKTETNLSGGIQGGISNGMDIYFRVAFKPVATIMQNQQTIDSEGNLTEIHGKGRHDPCVVPRAIPIVEALTALVLADFYLLDRTRKI, from the coding sequence ATGTTTAATTCTTTTGGAAACTTATTAAAACTTACAACTTTTGGCGAATCTCACGGAATTGCTATAGGCGGAATTATTGATGGTTTTCCGGCAGGAATGAAAGTCGATTTTGAGGCCATTCAAAAAGAATTAGACCGCCGTAAGCCTGGACAATCTGCAATTGTTACACAGCGTAAAGAGCCAGATACAGTTCAGTTTTTATCTGGAATCTTTGAAGGAGTTACCACAGGAGCTTCTATTGGTTTTCAAATTCAGAATACCAATCAAAAATCAAAAGATTATGCTCATAACACCAATGTGTATCGTCCTTCTCATGCAGATTTCACCTATGATAAAAAGTATGGAACTCGAGATTTTCGAGGCGGCGGAAGAACGTCTGCTCGCGAAACTGCCAATTGGGTGGTTGCAGGAGCATTGGCAAAACAATTAATTGCTCATATTAATATCAATGCGTTTACTTCTTCAGTTGGAGCTATTTTTATTGACAAACCGTATCAAGAATTAGATTTTTCTAAAACTGATACTAATATGGTGCGTTGTCCAGACGCAATTACTGCAGAAAAAATGATTGCAAAAATCAAAGAGATTAAAAAACAAGGAGATACCATTGGCGGAACCATTACCTGTGTTGCACAAAATATTCCTGTTGGATTGGGAGAACCTATTTTTCATAAATTACATGCCGAATTAGGCAAAGCCATGTTATCTATCAATGCCGTAAAAGGGTTTGAATTTGGTAGCGGATTTTGTGGAAGCAGAATGAAAGGCAGCGAACATAACGATCTTTTTAATGCTGATGGCAAAACAGAAACCAATTTATCTGGCGGAATTCAAGGCGGAATAAGCAACGGAATGGATATTTATTTTCGGGTTGCTTTTAAACCTGTTGCTACCATTATGCAAAATCAACAAACCATCGATTCTGAAGGAAATCTTACAGAAATTCATGGTAAAGGTCGTCATGATCCTTGTGTTGTTCCGAGAGCAATTCCTATTGTAGAAGCTTTAACTGCTTTGGTGTTAGCTGATTTTTATTTGTTAGATAGAACAAGAAAGATTTAA
- a CDS encoding alpha-ketoglutarate-dependent dioxygenase AlkB family protein gives MNLFNQETIQNILPSDGITNYHGAILSQEQSHFYYQKLLSEIAWKNDEAVIFGKRIITKRKVAWYGTTDYYYKYSNITKQALIFTEDLLALKKIVEKESNATYNSCLLNLYHTGEEGMAWHSDGEKMLKKNGEIASLTLGAERKFSFKHKITKQKIDLVLERGSLLVMKGTTQTNWLHRLPPTKLIKTPRINLTFRTILI, from the coding sequence ATGAATTTATTCAACCAAGAAACAATACAAAACATTCTGCCTTCTGATGGAATTACCAATTATCATGGTGCAATTCTATCGCAAGAACAAAGCCATTTTTATTATCAAAAATTGTTGTCAGAAATAGCATGGAAAAATGATGAGGCTGTAATTTTTGGAAAAAGAATCATTACAAAACGAAAAGTTGCTTGGTACGGAACTACAGATTATTATTACAAGTATTCTAACATAACAAAACAAGCATTAATTTTTACAGAAGATTTATTGGCGTTAAAAAAAATCGTAGAAAAAGAAAGCAATGCAACGTATAATTCGTGTTTATTAAATTTATATCATACAGGAGAAGAAGGAATGGCGTGGCATTCTGATGGAGAAAAAATGCTCAAGAAAAACGGAGAAATAGCATCGTTAACTTTAGGCGCAGAACGCAAGTTTTCCTTTAAACATAAAATCACCAAACAAAAAATAGATCTTGTTTTAGAAAGAGGAAGTTTGTTGGTGATGAAAGGCACAACGCAAACCAATTGGTTGCACAGATTACCGCCAACGAAACTGATTAAAACGCCAAGAATAAATTTAACTTTTAGAACTATACTTATTTAA
- the rluF gene encoding 23S rRNA pseudouridine(2604) synthase RluF: MEQKNQQSTNLNKFISSTGICSRREAEKLIIAGRVTINGNSTELGNRVFDGDVVKIDGRALQPKPKTLYIAFNKPVGIVCTTDSRERDNIIDYINHPERLFPIGRLDKPSEGLIFLTNDGDIVNKILRAGNNHEKDYVVKVDKPITEDFIKKMSNGIPILGTVTKKCKVTKISTNTFQIVLTQGLNRQIRRMCEYLGYEVLKLQRTRIMNVQLDALKIGDWRELTEKELSEINAMVANSTKTEEASVDKQKPKKKAPQKTVIQPDAFTKKSAVFRKNSPKSKRNSNTSFKRKKR, from the coding sequence TTGGAACAGAAAAATCAACAATCTACAAACCTTAATAAGTTTATCAGCAGCACAGGGATTTGCTCTCGTAGAGAAGCAGAAAAACTAATTATTGCCGGTAGAGTTACCATAAACGGAAACTCAACAGAACTTGGTAACAGAGTTTTTGATGGTGATGTTGTAAAAATTGATGGACGTGCGTTGCAGCCAAAACCCAAAACACTTTACATTGCTTTTAATAAACCTGTCGGAATTGTTTGCACGACAGATTCAAGAGAAAGAGACAATATTATCGATTATATAAATCATCCAGAACGGTTATTCCCTATTGGTCGATTAGACAAACCATCTGAAGGATTGATTTTTTTAACCAACGATGGTGATATCGTTAATAAAATTTTGAGAGCTGGTAACAATCATGAAAAAGATTATGTTGTAAAAGTTGACAAACCAATTACAGAAGATTTTATCAAAAAAATGAGTAACGGAATTCCGATCTTAGGAACTGTTACCAAAAAATGTAAGGTCACAAAAATTAGCACAAACACCTTTCAAATTGTATTGACACAAGGCTTAAATCGACAGATTAGAAGAATGTGTGAGTATTTAGGATACGAAGTTTTAAAATTACAACGAACTCGTATTATGAATGTACAACTCGATGCTTTAAAAATAGGGGATTGGCGCGAACTCACCGAAAAAGAATTGTCAGAAATTAATGCAATGGTGGCAAATTCTACAAAAACAGAAGAAGCATCTGTAGACAAACAAAAGCCTAAAAAGAAAGCACCACAAAAAACAGTAATACAACCAGATGCGTTTACTAAGAAAAGTGCTGTTTTTAGAAAAAACTCACCAAAATCGAAACGGAATTCTAATACATCCTTTAAAAGAAAAAAGAGATAA